The proteins below come from a single Tachypleus tridentatus isolate NWPU-2018 chromosome 13, ASM421037v1, whole genome shotgun sequence genomic window:
- the LOC143238855 gene encoding uncharacterized protein LOC143238855 produces the protein MTSKMRCLKILIITVMAVMKNFEVGAPQSDAGCQLTEFSCSNGNCISLNKFCDGRDDCGNGNDEPPGCSVCNKTFHGYIKIKYPLRIIEPPQRHLPFFCKITFMASGGQLGKIVEIKFLSFTIGTLQQTDGGASCYGGYLQILDNNDKGNKCAREGYITSVPNLKQLNKCDLHVPEEDWQGSGYFCGQMIGQNVNYFSRGNNVTLVISLPSRASWRPQSFSLYLTYKFVTRSTLTSETGRGSQFFGKKETATFCNRQYKNCVAKRCLIRSPNFPGTYPRNITCNYLIKEDNLVPGFQNQIILSQKNKYKISIESGLSSSGAISRWSLTSDCPHDVVRVFDGPTVYFPVIAKFCGSGPLAAIVSSSGTLLIQLHSVDYHRLHESRLEIEVGVKTVPKPLWRMSNNECIFFIDGSVSGKRQGILQTPQHTIPSNTTCTYILRGRSSYDRVWIYFVSYFIKDKHPWPVSSEFCDTGKIEMIGVTKRASSADSVNITYCEKNPPPLCARASDGVNMIPFRPCRYPEESMLSSHSNLLIKIHYPSTAEFTTDQPTLKARYEFIDTYQPGSPFGQSLCSRYIDGQSFLYGSLFSSKNVFHFGRGGRGHITCSYTLVGSKLSRIIISMSKVFMLSSSCQTVVDSSTLRPTCRELDPSTQLKAYFKVSENWYGVDFPIVCFCSMKTDKNNSIVVSSASNNVTITFSVMGMNALHDFNHFHFEAFYRFIHFNVCESVLIRRNGSRGELLFQVPHVLPGGFRCRWSIEPSYSKNLYLTFPGTNASNGCYRGNVLVAYKTNSETRIATVCVNESAEVFSIDPWCDQRSKHETTFGFKQKDRIFIEAFINYPQSIHVEWLEVTKHSLKTSSGQSLRNINCLVRCPEINACISPELWCDGTKHCPSGYDESSEHCRQFPVFYFAAGGGATCFLLILLIGHVLVRYHHRDRNNHIIRVPTFDVFELEVCPGDIPDRLSRY, from the exons ATGACCTCTAAGATGCGGtgtctgaaaatattaataattacggTAATGGCAGTGATGAAAAACTTCGAGGTGGGGGCGCCACAATCGGACGCTGGCTGCCAACTCACGGAATTTTCCTGTTCGAATGGGAACTGTATAAGTCTGAACAAATTCTGTGATGGAAGGGACGACTGTGGAAATGGGAATGACGAACCACCTGGTTGTAGTG TTTGTAATAAGACGTTTCACGGTTACATCAAGATAAAATACCCTCTTCGCATCATCGAACCACCACAGCGACACCTTCCGTTCTtctgtaaaataacatttatggCAAGTGGCGGGCAGCTAGGCAAAATTGTGGAAATCAAGTTTCTTTCGTTCACCATTGGGACGTTACAGCAGACAGA TGGCGGAGCTAGCTGTTATGGCGGATATCTTCAAATACTGGATAACAACGACAAAGGAAATAAGTGTGCCAGAGAAGGTTATATAACGTCGGTGCCTAATCTGAAGCAGCTCAACAAATGCGATCTTCACGTTCCAGAAGAGGACTGGCAAGGGTCTGGTTATTTTTGTGGCCAGATGATTGGCCAGAACGTGAACTACTTTTCACGAGGGAATAATGTCACTTTAGTCATTTCTCTGCCGAGCAGAGCTTCGTGGCGCCCTCAGTCGTTTAGCTTGTATTTAACCTACAAGTTCGTGACTCGTAGCACCTTGACGTCCGAGACTGGCCGTGGCTCTCAATTTTTCGGTAAAAAGGAAACAGCGACGTTTTGCAACAGACAGTACAAAAACTGTGTCGCAAAAAGATGTCTGATTCGTTCCCCCAACTTTCCTGGGACGTATCCCCGGAATATTACAtgtaattatttgataaaagaagatAATCTGGTTCCAGGATTTCAGAACCAGATAATTCTTTctcagaaaaacaaatataaaatttcaatagAAAGCGGACTTTCGAGCAGTGGTGCCATCTCGCGTTGGTCTTTAACATCAGACTGTCCCCATGATGTAGTTCGTGTTTTCGACGGACCAACAGTTTATTTCCCGGTAATCGCAAAGTTCTGTGGTTCTGGGCCATTGGCGGCCATCGTTTCTAGCAGTGGAACACTTCTTATTCAACTTCATAGTGTAGACTATCACAGACTCCACGAATCTCGGTTGGAAATAGAGGTTGGTGTCAAAACAGTTCCAAAGCCCTTGTGGAGAATGTCAAATAACGAGTGTATTTTCTTCATTGACGGATCAGTTTCTGGTAAACGTCAAGGGATCCTACAAACTCCTCAGCATACTATACCATCAAATACCACATGTACATACATTCTGCGCGGAAGGTCGTCCTATGATCGAGTGtggatttattttgtttcatacttcATCAAAGACAAACATCCTTGGCCCGTAAGTTCAGAATTTTGTGATACTGGAAAGATAGAGATGATTGGTGTGACCAAAAGGGCATCATCTGCTGATTCAGTGAATATAACGTACTGTGAAAAGAACCCACCGCCTCTCTGTGCGCGTGCATCAGATGGAGTAAATATGATTCCTTTCCGTCCATGTCGATATCCAGAAGAAAGTATGTTGTCGTCACATTCCAATCTCCTGATAAAAATACACTATCCGTCTACGGCTGAATTCACTACGGACCAACCCACTTTGAAGGCTCGTTACGAGTTTATTGACACGTACCAGCCAGGAAGTCCATTTGGGCAGTCACTCTGTAGTCGATATATCGACGGTCAGAGCTTTCTGTATGGatctttattttcttctaaaaatgtGTTTCACTTTGGTCGAGGAGGTCGTGGGCATATCACGTGTTCCTACACCCTTGTAGGGTCAAAGTTATCACGAATTATTATTTCGATGTCGAAAGTGTTTATGCTTTCTTCATCATGTCAAACGGTTGTGGACAGTTCAACCTTACGGCCAACGTGCAGGGAGCTTGACCCATCCACTCAGCTAAAGgcttattttaaagtttcagaaAACTGGTATGGTGTGGACTTTCCAATCGTTTGCTTCTGCAGcatgaaaacagataaaaataattcCATTGTAGTATCATCAGCTAGTAACAATGTAACTATAACTTTTAGTGTCATGGGCATGAACGCACTACACGACTTTAACCATTTTCACTTTGAAGCATTTTATCGTTTTATTCATTTCAATGTTTGTGAGTCTGTCTTAATTCGGCGAAATGGTTCGAGAGGGGAACTCCTGTTTCAAGTTCCTCATGTCCTTCCTGGTGGGTTCCGATGTAGATGGTCCATAGAACCCTCTTACAGTAAAAACCTTTATTTAACCTTCCCAGGTACGAATGCTTCGAATGGGTGTTACCGTGGTAACGTTTTGGTGGCGTACAAGACAAACAGCGAAACGCGTATTGCCACGGTTTGTGTAAACGAATCTGCTGAAGTGTTTTCTATTGACCCCTGGTGCGATCAGAGGTCAAAGCATGAAACCACCTTTGGTTTCAAACAGAAAGACAGAATCTTTATAGAAGCGTTTATTAATTACCCACAGTCTATTCATGTGGAATGGTTAGAAGTGACGAAACATTCTTTGAAGACTTCCTCTGGTCAGTCACTAAGAAACATCAATTGTTTGGTAAGATGTCCGGAAATCAACGCTTGCATCAGTCCCGAACTCTGGTGTGATGGGACTAAACACTGTCCATCAGGGTACGATGAGTCATCTGAGCACTGCAGACAATTTCCcgtattttactttgctgcaggGGGTGGCGCCACatgttttcttcttattttacTGATTGGTCACGTGCTCGTTCGTTATCATCATCGTGACAGAAACAACCACATCATCCGGGTTCCTACGTTCGACGTATTTGAACTTGAAGTATGTCCAGGCGACATACCGGACAGACTTTCACGTTATTag